CAGACGTACATGCGCATCAAGTCGACGGTGGAGACCGCGCGGTTGCGCGGTCAGGACCCCGTTGATGTCCTGATCAGCCTGCGTCGCTAATCACGTACGGGCAGTTGTTCAGATCAGCATTCGGGGCAGCGGCTTGAGCGTTAGGCCTGCACGGTAGAACGCTCCTCGACCCGCCAGAGCAGGGGGTACTTCTCAGCGACGAAGACGCCCGGGTCTTGGCGTTCCCACAGCAGCACCTGGCCGACAGCTTCAACCACTGCGGCGCGCGCGGCATGCAGGGTATTGAAGGGGCCGAGCGTCTGGACGACCTCGCCGGTCGCGAGATGCGTGGCGGTGGCGTAGATCTGAGACACGGCCACAGGATAGGCGGCGGCATCAGGCTCAACGTGTTGCCATATGCACTTGAGCCATCTGCAATAGGGTGTTTATGGTGTCATTGGCGATGCGGTCGGGGCCCAGGTCGGGTGCATCTCCGTGAAGGGGCGGTCGAAGAGGCCGGGCTGGGTGGAGGCGTCGAAGAGCTGCCCGAAGTCGCTTGGGGCCAGCCCCTTGCGTAGGCGGGTGGCGTAGGTGCCCACCAGGGCAGCGGTGTAATGTCCCACGTCATAGTCCCGCCCATCCGGGTTCACATCGAGGGGCGTCAAGCCCTGGCCCATGCGGTGGTAGAGACTGACTCGTTCCCCGGCCCGCCAACTCCAGCCCAGGGCGTGCAGGGCTTCGTAGGTGGCCTCCCGGCGGCTGCCGCGCGTGGCCGCGTACTGCTCAGGCGACTTGGTCAGGCGCACCCGGCTTGCGACATCCGCGTTAGTACACGCCCGCGTTTCTAGCGCGTGCTGGGTGTCGAGGAAGGCCTGGCGCACCCCAGGTACGTTGCCGGAGAGCAGGACCCGCAAGGCCTGCTGGAGGAAGGCCCGGCCGTAGGCCTCAGTGCGGCTGGACTCGAAGGCCGCGCCTCGCAACTCCAGGCGGCCGTCATGGCGCAGGAGGGCGTAGTTCTTGACCTCGTGGCTGAGCATGGCCTGGGCGCGGCCGTCGAACTCCAGGGTGACGCCGGCGGGCAGCGTGGCGTCCAGGTCGGCGATCAGGCGACGCTCGTCGGCCTCGGTCCAGCCTTCGGGGGTGGAGAAGAAGACGCCATCGGTGTCGGCTTCGATCAGGGTCATGCCACGTGTGCGGAGGGCTTCGACGACCTGAGCCAGGACCTCTCGGCCACGGCGGGTGACCTGATCGGCGGCCGCGCGGTCCTGGAAGAGCGCGAGGCGGCCGGCGCCGAGGTACCCATAGCCGGAATTGACAACCAGCTTCATGGCGCTCTGCATGGCGTCGTGCTCGCCGGGGTCTCCCCTCCGGGCCGCAGCCTTGTGCTCCAGGCGCAGGGCAGTGAGGTGGTCCATGAGGTGCAGGAAGACGCCGAGGGGATCACTCCTGGGACCGATGCGATCTGCGCGAATCAGGCTGGGGTACATGCTGGCGATGTCGGCCTTCACCACACGCGGCAGGACGCCCTCGGCATAGAGGTGAACGGTACCGCCCCGGTGAGGCTCATCCGAGCGCTCGGGGGGACCAGGGAGGGCTCTGCCCGCCTGAAGGTAGGCGCGGACCAGCATGGGTTCGAGCATGCCGGTGGCGGTGCCCGCATAAGGCAACCGGTGGTAGGGACGTGGGGCCATCTTTGCCAGGGCAAAGGCGGGGGCCAGAACACGCCGGGCCAGCGCTTCGACCTCCTCGACGTCCTGCAGGGCGTACTTGCGGACGGTGGCGGGGTGGGTGCGGTAGGTCTCGGCGATCTGGGCGCCCTCGATGTAGACCCGGTCCTCGGGGGCGATGCCGAAGAGCTGGGACACGACCTTCAGGCTGGCGCTGGGGAGATCGAGTCTCCGGACGGCGTCGATGGTATCGACGATCTCGCGGCCGGCGCAGGCCCAGTGGGGGGTGGAGCGGCCGTCCTGGACCTTCCAGACCCCAGATGGCCCTCCGGAGCGCCCAAGATTCAAGGTCAGGCCATGCACTTGCGCCCGCCTGATCAGGAAGGGGAGGTCGAAGGCCATGATGTTGTGGTTTTCGAGAATGTCGGGGTCGCGGTCCTGGATCACCTGGAGCAGGGCCTGGATGAGGTCGGGTTCCTGGGCCGCGCGGCGGGCTTCCAGCACGCGCTCGAAGCCGCGGTTGTCGCGCACGGCGATCATGAAGATACGGCCGCTCTCCGGGCTGAGGCTGGTGGTCTCCAGGTCGAACTGGAGGCGGTGGGGATCATCGAAGCTCATGCCTTTGAAGTACGTGCGGCCCGACGTCATGAGGTACTGCTCAGTGGGGCCGACCGTGTAATAGCCGGAGAGGTCGTACAGGCTGGTGATGGGGCGGCCGAGGCGCCCGGTGGCGCCGGTGAGGACGGCGCGCCGGAGGGCCTGACCGTCGCGGGCCGTGAGGAGGTAGCGCAGGCTCCCAGGTTCCCCGGGCAGCTCGCGGGCACTGAAGGGGGCGTGATTGTCGTGGGTGGCCAGGCGTGTGCCGAGGTGCTCGACATCGACGAGGTCGCGGGCGTAGAGCCAGGAGCGATAGCGCGTGCGTTCCAGGATGATCTGCTCCGCCTCGCGGCGCCAGACCAGGGCCCGGCCGGAGAGGTCGGCGTGAACGGACACGATGCCTGGGGTGGGATCGTGTCCGAAAAGCAGGGGGTCAGTAGGGGCGTGCGTCACGGGCGGGCTTCAGGGTACGCCGGTCCTGGGCTGGTGTTCGTCTCTCGGGCCGGGTTTAAGACGCGCGGGCGGTGAGCTGGACGCTGACCTGCTAGAGGATCTGCCAGGCGACGCTGCTGGGGTTGAGGCCGCCGGGGTGCATGACGTAGGGCACCCCTTTTGCCCGTGCGACATCGCGTAAACCGTTGTGGGCATGACCCATCCAGCGGATGGCGAGAATGACGACGGCGGTCTGGTCGGTGACGCGGCTGTGAGCGTGTGTCCCGTGGTCGTATTCCGCAGAGCCGATCCAGTCGAGGCGGGCGAGGCCCAGGGCGTCGACAAGGGCCTGGTGATGTGCGGGGTAGGGCACACCACCGATGAGGGTGAGGGCGCGGCCTTCGAGGAGGGCCCGTGCTTCCTGGACGTGTTGGAGGTGGAGGGGGGCAGCGGGCTGCGGTTTAGGGCTTGGGAGGGCAGGACTCGTCTCAGGCGTGGGCTCGGGCGCTGGGGGCGTCACAGAGGTGGGTGCGGGGGCGGCCTCCTCATGTTCCGCTGGGGTGGGCTGTTCCTCGGTGCTGGCGTGCTGCTGGAGGCGGTCACGGATCTGAAACCAGAGGTATACAGCGTTTTCATTCTCCTGTGGCGTCTGGGGACTGGCCCGGAGGGGACCGAGGGAGCGGAGGCTGTCCTCGAACTCCTGGTGCAGCGGGAGGCGCAGGTTGAGGGCGCGGAGGCAGGCGCGGAGGTGGCCGGCGAATTCGCGCACGAGGAAGAGGGCCATCTGGTGGTCTGGGGTGTCCAGCCCGAGGGCCCTTGTCCTGGGGAGGAAGTCGAGGGCGGCGACGAACTGAGTGAGGGCGTGGTCCAGGTGGGTGTTCGGATTCCGATGGAGGAGAAATTCCTTCCAGCCCCAGAGTGGATCGATGCCGGTGAGCGTGGTGGCCATCTGGAGGATAGGCGAGAGACCCATGCCTGGGGCACGGGAGGTTTGGGCGAGGTGCGCGCAGGTACTGAGCATGAGGCGCAGGCGGAGGGCCTGATCCTGGTGCGGGTCGACGCCGTCGACCAGGTGTCGGTCGAGATGATCGAAGGTTTCCCAGAGGAGGCGCTCGCCTTCATGCTCGACGCCGGGGAGATCGGCCAGCTGGAGGTGATGCATCCGCCGGAGCATGCCGAGGGCCTGGAGGTAGGCGAGGTCGCGTTCTTGACGTTGCAGCACGGTCCCGACGCGTAATGCGGGAACGCGGATGCGGCCGAGTTCCTGATGAATGGCCTGGAGATGCCCCTGCAGGAGGCGGGTGACGTGTGGGGAGGTGCGGCCTGGGCATGGATGTCGCGTGCGGCCAGGAGGCATCTCGTGGCGTAGGTGAGGGGGACGGTCACGGGTTGGTCGGTGTAACGGTCGCGAGCGTTGAGGTGCAGGAGGAAGATCAGGGCGGCCTGCTCAGTGGAGTGCAGGTCAGGGGTCAGGAGGGCCTTGAGCGCCTGCTCGCGGGGTTGTCGTGCGGGGTCCTGGGTGGGGTCGGGGAGGAGCGTAAGGAGATCGGGGTGGGTGGGGTCTTGGAGGCGTTCAGGGCGGTGATAGAGGGTCCAGAAGAGGCTGGCTTCGTGGAAGAGGCTGGGGAGAGGGACGTGCAGTTCTTGGGCGCGGTCGAGGAGGAAGGCGGCGACGTGGTGGAGTTCGTCCTGATGGTAAGGACTGCCGATGACCTGGCCACTGAGGAGGGCGAGGGCGATGGTGTTGAGGTTTTCCTGAAAGGGCTGACCGATGGGATGGAAGTGGTGGAAGGTGGCGGCGAGATCCTGGGTGATGGTGATGGTG
This genomic stretch from Deinococcus sp. Leaf326 harbors:
- a CDS encoding 3'-5' exonuclease, with amino-acid sequence MTHAPTDPLLFGHDPTPGIVSVHADLSGRALVWRREAEQIILERTRYRSWLYARDLVDVEHLGTRLATHDNHAPFSARELPGEPGSLRYLLTARDGQALRRAVLTGATGRLGRPITSLYDLSGYYTVGPTEQYLMTSGRTYFKGMSFDDPHRLQFDLETTSLSPESGRIFMIAVRDNRGFERVLEARRAAQEPDLIQALLQVIQDRDPDILENHNIMAFDLPFLIRRAQVHGLTLNLGRSGGPSGVWKVQDGRSTPHWACAGREIVDTIDAVRRLDLPSASLKVVSQLFGIAPEDRVYIEGAQIAETYRTHPATVRKYALQDVEEVEALARRVLAPAFALAKMAPRPYHRLPYAGTATGMLEPMLVRAYLQAGRALPGPPERSDEPHRGGTVHLYAEGVLPRVVKADIASMYPSLIRADRIGPRSDPLGVFLHLMDHLTALRLEHKAAARRGDPGEHDAMQSAMKLVVNSGYGYLGAGRLALFQDRAAADQVTRRGREVLAQVVEALRTRGMTLIEADTDGVFFSTPEGWTEADERRLIADLDATLPAGVTLEFDGRAQAMLSHEVKNYALLRHDGRLELRGAAFESSRTEAYGRAFLQQALRVLLSGNVPGVRQAFLDTQHALETRACTNADVASRVRLTKSPEQYAATRGSRREATYEALHALGWSWRAGERVSLYHRMGQGLTPLDVNPDGRDYDVGHYTAALVGTYATRLRKGLAPSDFGQLFDASTQPGLFDRPFTEMHPTWAPTASPMTP